A genome region from Streptomyces pratensis includes the following:
- the epsC gene encoding serine O-acetyltransferase EpsC translates to MSLLSPTKPEPTPASGPASGTAPTGGPATTGAPAASPASPTPRLLHALREDLHVVVARDPSVRGAKEAVLHPALTALWAHRVAHRMHGRGLRIPARLLARWARRVTAVEIHPGAVLGRRVFIDHGAGVVIGETAVVGDDVTMYHQVTLGAVGWWSDNKRPEGDRRHPVVGSGVVLGANSTVLGPVTVGDRAVIGAQALVNKDVPGGARVLAPTAVIKEPGRRPELMEDVFTVIASAGSW, encoded by the coding sequence ATGAGCTTGCTCAGTCCGACGAAACCGGAGCCGACCCCGGCCTCCGGCCCCGCGTCCGGCACCGCCCCCACCGGCGGCCCCGCGACGACGGGCGCCCCCGCCGCCAGCCCCGCCTCCCCCACTCCCCGTCTCCTGCACGCGCTTCGTGAGGATCTCCACGTCGTCGTCGCACGCGACCCGTCCGTACGGGGTGCGAAGGAGGCGGTACTCCACCCCGCACTGACAGCGCTGTGGGCGCACCGGGTCGCACACCGTATGCACGGTCGCGGTCTGCGCATCCCTGCCCGGCTGCTCGCCCGCTGGGCGCGCCGGGTGACGGCCGTCGAGATCCATCCGGGCGCGGTGCTGGGCCGCCGGGTCTTCATCGACCACGGCGCCGGGGTGGTGATCGGCGAGACCGCCGTCGTCGGGGACGACGTGACGATGTACCACCAGGTCACCCTGGGCGCCGTCGGCTGGTGGAGCGACAACAAGCGGCCCGAGGGCGACCGCCGGCATCCCGTCGTCGGCAGCGGCGTCGTCCTCGGTGCCAACTCCACCGTCCTGGGCCCGGTGACCGTCGGCGACCGCGCGGTCATCGGCGCGCAGGCCCTCGTCAACAAGGACGTCCCCGGCGGTGCCAGGGTGCTCGCGCCCACCGCTGTCATCAAGGAGCCCGGCCGGCGGCCGGAGTTGATGGAGGACGTCTTCACCGTCATCGCCTCTGCGGGCTCCTGGTGA
- a CDS encoding PLP-dependent cysteine synthase family protein, whose product MRTVTTTAQAPLAHIAPFRPAVASRVEDLVGSTPLLELRLRDLAPGARVLAKLESANPMSSSKDRAALYMLRAAEDRGDLLPGGTVIEATSGNTGISLAAFSASRGYRCVIVLPDNATTERVKLLRAFGAEIVQTPSALGYPGAIAEAERLHAATPSSWFPCQHENQDNVRAHYETTGPEIHSAVAATGRRIAAFVCAVGTGGTLTGVARHLKEQDPDVRVMAVEPEKSPILSQGYAGQHRIPGLNGGFVADTTDVTLIDEVLTVSDEAALHTARRLARGQGLFAGVSSGAATFAAEIVARRPEFSDRVVVTLLPDTGERYLSMWEA is encoded by the coding sequence ATGAGAACCGTGACGACCACCGCACAGGCCCCCCTGGCCCACATCGCCCCCTTCCGCCCCGCGGTCGCCTCGCGCGTCGAGGACCTCGTCGGCTCCACCCCACTGCTGGAACTGCGTCTGCGGGACCTGGCCCCCGGCGCCCGCGTGCTGGCGAAGCTGGAGTCCGCGAACCCCATGTCCTCCAGCAAGGACCGCGCCGCCCTCTACATGCTGCGCGCCGCCGAGGACCGCGGCGATCTCCTGCCCGGCGGCACCGTCATCGAGGCCACTTCCGGCAACACCGGCATCTCGCTGGCCGCCTTCTCCGCGTCCCGCGGCTATCGCTGTGTGATCGTGCTCCCGGACAACGCCACCACCGAACGGGTCAAGCTGCTGCGCGCCTTCGGGGCGGAGATCGTCCAGACGCCGAGCGCACTCGGCTACCCGGGCGCGATCGCCGAGGCGGAGCGGCTGCACGCGGCCACTCCCTCCTCCTGGTTCCCCTGCCAGCACGAGAACCAGGACAACGTGCGGGCCCACTACGAGACCACGGGCCCCGAGATCCACTCCGCCGTCGCCGCCACGGGGCGCCGGATAGCCGCCTTCGTGTGCGCGGTCGGCACCGGCGGCACCCTGACGGGAGTGGCCCGCCACCTCAAGGAACAGGACCCGGACGTGCGGGTGATGGCCGTCGAGCCGGAGAAGTCGCCGATCCTCTCGCAGGGATACGCGGGCCAGCACCGCATCCCGGGCCTCAACGGCGGCTTCGTCGCCGACACCACCGACGTCACGCTCATCGACGAGGTGCTGACCGTCTCCGACGAGGCCGCTCTTCACACCGCTCGCCGGCTCGCGCGCGGCCAGGGCCTGTTCGCCGGTGTCTCGTCCGGAGCGGCCACCTTCGCGGCCGAGATCGTCGCCCGGCGACCCGAGTTCAGCGATCGGGTCGTGGTGACGCTGCTGCCCGACACCGGCGAGCGCTATCTGAGCATGTGGGAGGCCTGA
- a CDS encoding cupin domain-containing protein — MSHAMFRAYADAVKAEIGVATTTRFIALAETTDGRFGLFHHSMLPGAGGADPHFHSKISESFYVLTGEVRLHDGTGWRTARAGDFLHVPENAVHGFRNESDSLVEMLIIFTPAEHREGYFEGLAALLADGNRPSRAEMVALMEKYDQFEVDAPDTDHDHPHPQSQSHPSQSHGNTHGDSHGHHHGHGARHSHRDRHARH, encoded by the coding sequence ATGAGCCACGCCATGTTCCGGGCGTACGCCGATGCGGTGAAGGCCGAGATCGGAGTGGCCACGACCACGCGCTTCATAGCCCTCGCGGAGACCACCGACGGCCGCTTCGGACTCTTCCACCACTCGATGCTGCCGGGTGCCGGCGGTGCGGACCCGCACTTCCACTCCAAGATCTCCGAGTCCTTCTACGTGCTGACGGGCGAAGTACGGCTGCACGACGGCACCGGCTGGCGCACCGCCAGGGCCGGGGACTTCCTGCACGTGCCGGAGAACGCCGTGCACGGCTTCCGGAACGAGAGCGACTCGCTCGTCGAGATGCTGATCATCTTCACTCCGGCGGAGCACCGCGAGGGCTACTTCGAAGGCCTGGCCGCTCTGCTCGCCGACGGCAACCGCCCGTCCCGCGCGGAGATGGTCGCCCTGATGGAGAAGTACGACCAGTTCGAGGTCGACGCCCCGGACACGGATCACGACCACCCACACCCACAGTCGCAGTCGCACCCATCGCAGTCGCACGGAAACACGCACGGAGACTCACACGGGCACCACCACGGGCACGGAGCCAGACACTCACACCGGGACCGGCACGCCCGCCACTGA
- a CDS encoding DMT family transporter — MNLTNWGRFGLLAALWGCSFAFIKMSLEAFAPLQLASGRLIVGALVVLGILALKRLTLPSRKLWGHIAVASVFGNVIPFTLFAIGEQHTTATTAGVIQGATPLITMGVAALALSEERPTTRKVAGLIGGFIGLIVVVGPWNTDGFGTLGGQLACVGAAASYAVSFVYVRRFIGPHKLPALSVTAAQLGAAAVITVVVTTFMTGWTLHGDLTAKPLLALLVLGAASTGIAFALLNRLIADAGPTTASGVNYLVPVFSVVVGVLALGEPLTWNVPVGGVVVIAALALAEGRISVRPKRAEAAPPAPVAPARAPQKVSP; from the coding sequence ATGAATCTGACCAACTGGGGCCGTTTCGGCCTGCTGGCAGCCCTGTGGGGCTGCAGCTTCGCCTTCATCAAGATGTCGCTGGAGGCCTTCGCACCCCTTCAGCTCGCCTCCGGCCGCCTGATCGTCGGCGCCCTGGTCGTCCTCGGTATCCTCGCCCTGAAACGGCTGACCCTGCCCTCCCGCAAGCTCTGGGGACACATCGCCGTCGCCTCCGTCTTCGGTAACGTCATCCCCTTCACCCTCTTCGCCATCGGGGAGCAGCACACCACCGCGACCACCGCCGGCGTCATCCAGGGCGCGACCCCGCTCATCACGATGGGCGTCGCCGCCCTCGCGCTCTCCGAGGAAAGGCCGACGACCCGCAAGGTGGCCGGTCTGATCGGCGGGTTCATCGGACTGATCGTGGTCGTCGGGCCGTGGAACACCGACGGGTTCGGCACGCTCGGCGGTCAGCTCGCGTGTGTCGGCGCGGCGGCGAGCTATGCCGTCAGCTTCGTGTACGTACGTCGCTTCATCGGCCCCCACAAGCTGCCGGCCCTCTCCGTGACGGCCGCCCAGCTCGGCGCCGCCGCGGTCATCACCGTGGTGGTCACCACCTTCATGACCGGCTGGACACTGCACGGCGACCTCACCGCCAAACCGCTGCTCGCGCTGCTGGTGCTCGGTGCCGCCTCCACCGGCATCGCGTTCGCCCTGCTGAACCGGCTGATCGCGGACGCCGGACCGACGACGGCGTCCGGCGTGAACTACCTCGTGCCGGTGTTCTCCGTGGTCGTCGGTGTGCTGGCCCTCGGGGAGCCGCTGACCTGGAACGTACCGGTGGGCGGTGTCGTCGTCATCGCGGCGCTCGCCCTCGCGGAGGGCCGTATCTCCGTCCGCCCCAAGCGCGCGGAGGCAGCACCTCCGGCCCCGGTCGCACCTGCCCGCGCCCCACAGAAGGTCTCGCCGTAA
- a CDS encoding cupin domain-containing protein, translating to MHASTSGTLTATPLGDARIISSDDFDFGPLPGRPEGRTTLATPVSPAAGATHVTLHVVRVAAGESFSPEASLEEENTAVVFSGVGTATVGSRTHRVGRGDAVYAPTGRYLSLTADGAGLTVYVWRTPLAAGRRTGTDPEPFSSLWDETTQLRGFGGTGQMAPDADRATMNFVFWPGNGSSQLCLHCGIQQPGQTFNVHLHPDSDEAFIAFEGIGQMYLRDRWIDVSAGDVLYAAPGVLHGARNPHTGPDARRFVTCGGPSPYDPALYSAAGLSSDVR from the coding sequence ATGCACGCATCCACCTCGGGAACCCTCACCGCGACCCCGCTCGGGGACGCCCGCATCATCTCTTCCGACGACTTCGACTTCGGCCCCCTGCCCGGCCGGCCCGAAGGGCGGACCACGCTCGCCACCCCCGTGAGCCCGGCCGCGGGCGCCACCCACGTCACCCTGCATGTCGTGCGCGTCGCGGCGGGCGAGTCCTTCAGCCCCGAGGCGAGCCTTGAGGAGGAGAACACCGCCGTCGTCTTCAGCGGTGTGGGCACGGCGACGGTCGGCTCCCGCACCCACCGGGTCGGCCGGGGCGACGCCGTGTACGCGCCCACCGGGCGGTACCTGAGCCTCACCGCCGACGGTGCGGGCCTGACCGTCTACGTCTGGCGCACCCCGCTGGCCGCCGGACGCCGCACCGGCACCGATCCCGAGCCCTTCTCCAGCCTCTGGGACGAGACCACCCAGCTGCGCGGCTTCGGCGGCACCGGCCAGATGGCCCCCGACGCCGACCGCGCCACCATGAACTTCGTCTTCTGGCCGGGCAACGGCAGCAGCCAGCTCTGCCTGCACTGCGGTATCCAGCAGCCCGGACAGACCTTCAACGTCCATCTGCACCCCGACAGCGACGAGGCGTTCATCGCCTTCGAGGGCATCGGCCAGATGTATCTGCGCGACCGCTGGATCGATGTCTCCGCCGGCGACGTCCTGTACGCCGCCCCCGGAGTCCTGCACGGCGCCCGCAACCCGCACACCGGTCCCGACGCCCGGCGCTTCGTGACCTGCGGCGGCCCAAGCCCGTACGACCCGGCGCTCTACTCCGCCGCCGGTCTCTCCTCCGACGTCAGGTGA
- the asnB gene encoding asparagine synthase (glutamine-hydrolyzing), whose product MCRIHGSFHARTTAQEMRDVAALQHHGGPDAQSFAQGSGWALGNNRLSIMDPEGGAQPYRLGDITVVFNGELYNHDRLRTELIRRGFHFEDRCDGSILPALYLTYGERFADHLDGMFSVAVMDLRGAPRLVVATDASGMKPLYYHWEERSGRFHFASELPALLGFTDVRPYEDELGLHTYLSAKTPFGQRTMFRGIDVLPPAATAVVTREEGLRLTTRRMGYESAPPVREERSLTQAGGELRELLAREVSRLLVADAPVAAITSGGLDSSLVTALATRALRDRGASGALHTFNIAYTGDWPGDERAFADEVSRHTGTVHHQVEIDPATFPDLMGDVVRHLGQPNADPITLSTFSLFRAVRDAGFKVALTGDAADELFGGYARMTQALAAPEGADWAGAYLDHLAAVPRSLREHLYTDEYAAGVSSAGTAAMPPGLTETLAHGPGSRLQRICRIEQRYRLPAYHLRRVDHLSMASSVEARLPFCQPGVVRYAATLPDHHRTIPGTGVKRALYRAADGLLPDSVLNRPKQPFTLPVTAMLAPGQRLWAMARDVLSPQALRADGRLRYEAVDALFAEQTARPSDQVSLALWALMSHQMWRTEFFGSSSRAAVLTPEPVGALG is encoded by the coding sequence ATGTGCCGAATACACGGATCCTTCCACGCCCGTACCACCGCCCAGGAGATGCGCGACGTCGCCGCCCTCCAGCACCACGGCGGGCCCGATGCCCAGTCCTTCGCCCAGGGCTCCGGCTGGGCCCTCGGCAACAACCGGCTTTCCATCATGGACCCCGAGGGCGGTGCCCAGCCGTACCGCCTCGGCGACATCACGGTCGTCTTCAACGGCGAGCTCTACAACCACGACCGGCTGCGCACCGAACTCATACGGCGTGGCTTCCACTTCGAGGACCGCTGCGACGGTTCGATCCTCCCCGCGCTGTACCTGACGTACGGCGAGCGGTTCGCCGATCACCTCGACGGCATGTTCTCCGTCGCCGTCATGGACCTGCGGGGCGCCCCGCGCCTGGTGGTCGCCACCGACGCGTCCGGTATGAAGCCCCTGTACTACCACTGGGAGGAGCGCAGCGGCCGCTTCCACTTCGCCTCCGAGCTGCCCGCCCTGCTCGGCTTCACCGATGTGCGCCCCTACGAGGACGAACTGGGCCTGCACACCTACCTGTCGGCCAAGACGCCCTTCGGCCAGCGCACCATGTTCCGCGGCATCGACGTGCTGCCGCCGGCCGCAACGGCGGTCGTCACCCGCGAGGAGGGCCTGCGCCTCACCACCCGGCGGATGGGGTACGAGTCCGCGCCGCCGGTGCGTGAGGAGCGCAGCCTCACCCAGGCGGGTGGTGAACTGCGCGAGCTGCTCGCCCGCGAGGTGTCCCGGCTGCTCGTCGCCGACGCCCCGGTAGCAGCCATCACCTCCGGCGGTCTCGACTCCAGCCTGGTCACGGCGCTCGCCACCCGCGCCCTGCGGGACCGCGGTGCGTCCGGTGCCCTGCACACCTTCAACATCGCCTACACGGGCGACTGGCCCGGCGACGAGCGGGCCTTCGCCGACGAGGTGTCCCGGCACACCGGCACGGTCCACCACCAGGTGGAGATAGACCCGGCCACCTTCCCCGACCTGATGGGCGACGTCGTACGGCACCTCGGCCAGCCCAACGCCGACCCGATCACCCTCAGCACCTTCTCGCTCTTCCGGGCGGTCCGCGACGCCGGGTTCAAGGTAGCCCTGACCGGCGACGCGGCCGACGAGCTCTTCGGTGGATACGCCCGCATGACGCAGGCGCTCGCCGCCCCCGAGGGCGCGGACTGGGCCGGCGCCTACCTCGACCATCTGGCCGCCGTGCCGCGCTCCCTGCGCGAGCACCTCTACACCGACGAGTACGCCGCCGGTGTCAGCTCCGCCGGAACGGCCGCCATGCCGCCCGGCCTCACCGAGACCCTCGCGCACGGCCCGGGCAGCCGGCTCCAGCGGATCTGCCGCATCGAGCAGCGCTACCGGCTGCCCGCCTACCACCTGCGCCGGGTCGACCACCTGTCGATGGCAAGCTCGGTGGAGGCCAGGCTGCCGTTCTGCCAGCCAGGTGTGGTCCGGTACGCGGCGACCCTGCCCGACCACCACCGCACCATTCCCGGCACGGGCGTCAAGCGCGCGCTGTACCGGGCCGCCGACGGACTGCTGCCGGACAGTGTCCTGAACCGCCCCAAGCAGCCGTTCACACTGCCGGTCACGGCGATGCTGGCACCCGGCCAGCGGCTGTGGGCGATGGCCCGTGACGTGCTGTCCCCGCAGGCGCTGCGGGCCGACGGACGGCTGCGGTACGAGGCTGTGGACGCCCTGTTCGCCGAGCAGACGGCCCGGCCGTCGGACCAGGTCTCGCTGGCCCTCTGGGCGCTGATGTCCCACCAGATGTGGCGCACCGAGTTCTTCGGGTCGTCCTCGCGGGCAGCGGTGCTCACTCCCGAGCCGGTGGGAGCCCTCGGATGA
- a CDS encoding PrpF domain-containing protein, giving the protein MSVSLARAHGAPCPTAVLDGRDFPEDEPALLRALTDLRTDLCGQGAGDVLKNAIVRPSRHPLFDLDYRFVQSLPQSHDSFDLRGSCGHSILAAVEAAARTGMIQPLVPGCRVRVNVLNNGDNVVCETEETSDGGTRFTAHFLCSPPLKLPELLMTGEPVTHVPFEGRTVPVSMVSMGNPYAFVDASDLGVTGPEALFADGPRLFTAMTRLRIAVCESQGWDTFGAFPKIAALLPQESGGLFVRAVSVPSWHPTVALTGAICLGAAAGIAGSVPWSLAGRAAQDPDALLPVRTPGGSVRVAARSTRGPDGVRRLAWVSVAEKQVEYRGLLPRPRTAPRLATAASRPSVLATSDHTSEETPWVPLTA; this is encoded by the coding sequence ATGAGCGTCTCTCTTGCCAGGGCGCACGGCGCCCCCTGCCCCACCGCCGTCCTCGACGGACGTGACTTCCCCGAGGACGAGCCCGCACTCCTGCGAGCGCTGACCGATCTGCGGACGGATCTGTGCGGGCAGGGCGCCGGCGACGTCCTGAAGAACGCCATCGTCCGGCCGTCCAGGCACCCTCTCTTCGACCTCGACTACCGGTTCGTGCAGTCACTTCCACAGAGCCACGACAGCTTCGACCTGCGTGGCTCCTGCGGTCACTCGATCCTGGCCGCCGTGGAGGCCGCCGCCCGCACCGGCATGATCCAGCCGCTGGTGCCGGGCTGCCGCGTCAGGGTCAACGTCCTGAACAACGGCGACAACGTGGTCTGCGAGACCGAGGAGACCTCCGACGGAGGTACCCGGTTCACCGCCCACTTCCTCTGCTCGCCGCCGCTGAAACTGCCCGAACTGCTCATGACGGGTGAGCCGGTGACCCACGTCCCCTTCGAGGGCCGTACCGTGCCCGTCTCCATGGTGTCGATGGGCAACCCGTACGCCTTCGTCGACGCCTCCGACCTCGGGGTCACTGGCCCCGAGGCGCTCTTCGCCGACGGTCCGCGGCTGTTCACCGCCATGACCCGGCTGCGGATCGCGGTCTGCGAGTCGCAGGGCTGGGACACCTTCGGGGCCTTCCCGAAGATCGCCGCACTTCTGCCGCAGGAGAGTGGCGGACTCTTCGTACGGGCGGTCTCCGTGCCGTCCTGGCACCCCACGGTCGCGCTGACCGGTGCGATATGCCTGGGCGCCGCCGCGGGGATCGCGGGTTCCGTGCCCTGGTCGCTGGCCGGCCGCGCGGCGCAGGACCCCGACGCGCTGCTGCCGGTGCGCACCCCCGGCGGGAGCGTACGCGTCGCAGCCCGCTCGACGCGCGGCCCCGACGGGGTGCGCCGACTCGCCTGGGTGTCGGTCGCCGAGAAGCAGGTCGAGTACCGGGGGCTGCTGCCACGCCCCCGCACCGCCCCGCGACTCGCCACCGCCGCCTCCCGGCCCTCCGTACTCGCCACGTCCGACCACACATCCGAGGAGACACCGTGGGTTCCGCTGACAGCCTGA
- a CDS encoding acyl-CoA dehydrogenase family protein, with translation MGSADSLTAVRGSVPQTLPDPYSVDPYPTPGSRRVARADRVPPAPLTPSPEVLSRLAACAETADRSGEPDSEAVAVLRESRLLALVVPKSHGGAGADAVALNSCVEQVASVNASAAIMLFQHCAVTSRIVENGTPAQHREVLTRLAGGQWLAASAWSESGAGADKKNLSTRARRTPDGGWLLDGAKSFTTSAGLADVYLVLAQSQEEPSAPASSSQDTGYGAAGQTFFLIPGDHPGLLPDTSLRLTGMRGSATGFVSVKDCRVPDTARLGAPGVAASIIARVRNSGASLGAVAVGIAQAALDAAHEHAARRGLYAHQAVRHRLVDLATQVETARAVVERAGRRTSADPGLTTLHSKLAASSTAERVVADVAQFLGSAGYVETHPINRFGRDARAVALMGPTNDLCKELVSLSWNR, from the coding sequence GTGGGTTCCGCTGACAGCCTGACCGCCGTGCGCGGGAGCGTTCCGCAGACGCTGCCCGATCCGTACTCCGTGGATCCGTATCCGACGCCCGGCTCCCGCCGTGTCGCCCGCGCCGACCGCGTGCCCCCTGCCCCTCTCACCCCTTCTCCCGAGGTCCTGAGCCGGCTCGCGGCCTGCGCCGAGACGGCCGACCGCAGCGGGGAGCCGGACAGCGAGGCCGTCGCCGTGCTGCGCGAGAGCAGGCTGCTCGCTCTCGTCGTCCCCAAGTCCCACGGGGGTGCGGGAGCCGACGCGGTGGCGCTCAACTCCTGCGTCGAACAGGTCGCCTCGGTGAACGCCTCCGCCGCGATCATGCTCTTCCAGCACTGCGCCGTCACCAGCCGGATCGTCGAGAACGGCACCCCCGCCCAGCACCGCGAGGTGCTGACCAGGCTGGCCGGCGGCCAGTGGCTGGCGGCCTCCGCGTGGTCGGAGAGCGGGGCGGGCGCCGACAAGAAGAACCTCTCGACCCGGGCCCGGCGCACTCCCGACGGGGGCTGGCTGCTCGACGGCGCGAAGTCGTTCACCACGAGTGCCGGGCTGGCGGACGTCTATCTCGTCCTGGCGCAGTCGCAGGAGGAGCCCTCCGCACCGGCCTCCTCCTCGCAGGACACCGGGTACGGGGCAGCCGGGCAGACCTTCTTCCTGATCCCAGGCGACCATCCCGGCCTGCTGCCCGACACCTCACTCCGACTGACCGGGATGCGCGGTTCTGCCACGGGTTTCGTATCGGTAAAGGACTGCCGTGTCCCCGACACGGCGCGGCTCGGCGCTCCGGGCGTCGCCGCGTCGATCATCGCCCGGGTCCGGAACAGCGGGGCCTCGCTCGGGGCAGTCGCCGTGGGCATCGCCCAGGCGGCGCTCGACGCCGCGCACGAGCACGCCGCGCGCCGTGGCCTCTACGCCCACCAGGCGGTGCGCCACCGTCTGGTGGACCTGGCGACACAGGTCGAGACCGCCCGCGCGGTGGTGGAACGCGCCGGCCGCCGCACCTCCGCCGACCCGGGACTGACCACCCTGCACTCCAAGCTGGCCGCCTCCTCGACGGCCGAGCGCGTCGTGGCGGACGTGGCGCAGTTCCTCGGCTCGGCGGGTTACGTCGAGACGCACCCGATCAACCGGTTCGGGCGCGACGCCCGTGCCGTCGCCCTGATGGGACCGACCAACGACCTCTGCAAGGAACTGGTGAGTCTGTCATGGAACCGTTGA
- a CDS encoding dihydroorotase, translating into MEPLNTTPSSRTSPASRHAHAAEADLVVEGGRLVTPEGVRDGAVVIRDGRVDALVAPGDPLPSGPRLDARGRYVLPGLIDSHVHFRTPGLEHKETWEHGSRAALAGGVTTVLDMPNTRPPSLDAKSMRAKAALIAGRSYVDHRFHMGADPDHPEVLADLDPAVATSAKAFMAGHHTAPVVFREAHQLEAAFAAAARGNVRLVLHAEDQHVFDLLDSRGGDPESYDAYEPHRPRSGAIVAVAKVVHLARTHGTKVHVLHVSSAEETDLLAAAAAEGLPITFEVTGHHLSFTDHDTARRGPRTRLSPAIRAPRDRERLWQAVLSGEAATVGSDHAPHTVEEKNRPPAEAPPGLPGVQELAVSVWTGLLTRGIDADSAAAHLARLMGTGPADLFGLAGKGRLTVGADADLALLDPAARWQLSARHVQSLCGWSAYEGWMFTGRFTTVVTGGRVAWDLARGTVGEPRGRWLPGPAGPAPELAEAALPAMRDRELEGAAR; encoded by the coding sequence ATGGAACCGTTGAACACCACCCCCTCGTCCCGTACGTCCCCGGCCTCCCGTCACGCACACGCCGCCGAAGCCGACCTGGTGGTGGAAGGAGGCCGCCTGGTCACCCCCGAAGGTGTCCGCGACGGTGCCGTCGTCATCCGCGACGGCCGGGTCGACGCCCTCGTCGCCCCCGGCGACCCGCTCCCCTCCGGGCCGCGCCTGGACGCCCGCGGCCGGTACGTCCTGCCGGGCCTGATCGACTCCCACGTGCACTTCCGCACCCCGGGCCTGGAACACAAGGAGACCTGGGAACACGGCAGCCGCGCCGCACTCGCGGGCGGAGTCACCACCGTCCTGGACATGCCCAACACCCGTCCGCCGTCTCTCGACGCGAAGTCCATGCGGGCCAAGGCGGCCCTGATCGCGGGCCGCTCCTACGTGGACCACCGCTTCCACATGGGGGCCGATCCCGATCACCCGGAGGTCCTCGCCGACCTCGACCCGGCGGTGGCCACCTCGGCGAAGGCGTTCATGGCCGGGCACCACACGGCGCCCGTGGTCTTCCGCGAGGCGCACCAGCTGGAGGCGGCCTTCGCAGCCGCCGCGCGGGGCAATGTGCGCCTCGTGCTGCACGCCGAGGACCAGCACGTCTTCGACCTGCTGGACTCCCGGGGCGGGGACCCCGAGTCGTACGACGCCTACGAGCCGCACCGCCCCCGCTCCGGGGCGATCGTCGCCGTCGCCAAGGTCGTCCATCTGGCCCGGACCCACGGCACCAAGGTGCACGTGCTGCACGTGTCTTCGGCCGAGGAGACCGACCTGCTGGCCGCGGCGGCGGCCGAGGGGCTGCCGATCACCTTCGAGGTCACCGGCCACCACCTGTCGTTCACCGATCACGACACCGCCCGGCGCGGGCCGCGGACCCGGCTCTCCCCTGCGATACGGGCCCCGCGTGACAGGGAACGGCTCTGGCAGGCGGTGCTCAGCGGCGAGGCGGCCACCGTCGGCAGCGATCACGCCCCGCACACCGTCGAGGAGAAGAACCGCCCGCCGGCCGAGGCGCCGCCAGGTCTCCCGGGTGTCCAGGAACTCGCCGTCTCCGTGTGGACGGGGCTGCTCACACGCGGGATCGACGCCGACTCGGCGGCCGCCCACCTCGCGCGGCTGATGGGCACGGGGCCCGCGGACCTGTTCGGGCTGGCGGGCAAGGGCCGGCTGACGGTCGGCGCGGACGCCGATCTCGCGCTCCTCGACCCGGCCGCGCGCTGGCAGCTGTCGGCGCGGCACGTGCAGTCGCTGTGCGGCTGGTCGGCTTATGAGGGCTGGATGTTCACCGGCCGGTTCACGACGGTGGTGACGGGCGGCCGGGTGGCCTGGGACCTGGCCCGAGGGACGGTAGGCGAACCGCGCGGCCGCTGGCTCCCGGGACCGGCCGGGCCTGCGCCGGAGCTTGCCGAGGCGGCCTTGCCGGCGATGCGGGATCGCGAGCTGGAAGGGGCGGCCCGATGA
- a CDS encoding flavin reductase family protein, translating into MSATSLLTGSATRSTATPATLSSGTPGTVMSRDIPAHEFRAAMASLAAPVTVVTCYDDTGSPRGLTASAVSSLSLDPPLLLVCLDRGSRTHDVLTGAAAFTVHLLGPENESLAKKFAGPTARRFEDVALATGPTSRHAPQLADSAMRLTCARHEVIEAGDHTILVGRVAVADCLGRPAGGLVWHHRGFAHARPVEAR; encoded by the coding sequence ATGAGCGCCACGAGCCTGCTGACCGGGTCCGCGACGCGGAGTACGGCGACACCTGCCACCCTGTCCTCCGGGACGCCGGGCACGGTCATGTCCCGCGACATCCCGGCCCACGAGTTCCGTGCGGCGATGGCCTCCCTCGCAGCACCCGTCACGGTCGTGACCTGCTACGACGACACGGGAAGCCCGCGGGGCCTGACAGCGAGCGCGGTGTCCTCGCTGTCGCTGGACCCGCCGCTGCTGCTGGTCTGCCTGGACCGGGGCTCGCGCACCCACGACGTGCTGACCGGAGCGGCGGCCTTCACGGTCCATCTGCTCGGCCCGGAGAACGAGTCCCTGGCGAAGAAGTTCGCGGGCCCCACCGCACGGCGCTTCGAGGACGTCGCGCTGGCCACCGGACCGACCTCCCGCCACGCACCTCAACTGGCTGATTCCGCAATGCGGTTGACCTGTGCGCGGCACGAGGTGATCGAGGCGGGGGACCACACGATCCTGGTGGGCCGGGTGGCCGTCGCCGACTGCCTGGGCCGCCCGGCGGGTGGCCTGGTCTGGCATCACAGGGGCTTCGCCCACGCGAGGCCGGTGGAGGCGCGCTGA